A genomic window from Planococcus rifietoensis includes:
- a CDS encoding LURP-one-related/scramblase family protein, which translates to MKHLYIKQKVFSLSEKFTVKDEQERDRYFVEGSFLKIPKTFSILDAENQEIGLITKKTFSFLPTFFVEVDGQEAVMIKKEFTFLKPRYAIEAEGIDVQGNWWEMTFDILRHGQVIGSVSKQWLSWGDTYQVDILDETMEHLIISLVVAIDCVKADQAAAASG; encoded by the coding sequence ATGAAGCATCTCTATATTAAACAAAAAGTGTTCAGCTTGAGCGAGAAGTTCACGGTGAAAGACGAACAAGAGCGGGATCGGTATTTCGTCGAAGGCAGTTTTTTGAAAATCCCGAAGACCTTTTCGATCTTGGATGCTGAAAACCAAGAGATCGGGCTTATAACAAAAAAGACCTTTAGTTTCTTGCCGACTTTCTTCGTGGAAGTGGACGGACAGGAAGCTGTCATGATCAAAAAAGAATTCACTTTCCTGAAGCCGCGTTATGCCATTGAAGCGGAAGGCATCGATGTCCAGGGGAATTGGTGGGAAATGACCTTCGATATCCTTCGGCACGGGCAAGTCATCGGTTCGGTGAGCAAGCAATGGCTCAGCTGGGGAGACACGTATCAAGTAGACATCCTGGATGAAACGATGGAGCATCTCATCATTTCGCTCGTCGTTGCGATTGATTGCGTAAAAGCCGACCAAGCTGCGGCCGCTTCGGGCTAA
- the katG gene encoding catalase/peroxidase HPI: MDNNEQKRHTAASDAQCPITGAGGQQPTSQTGGHQDSAITTSNKPGKTQNKDWWPNMLNLNILHQHDTKTNPLGIEFDYQAEFEKLDYDALKQDLRDLMTNSQEWWPADYGHYGGLFIRMSWHAAGTYRTTDGRGGGSTGNQRFAPLNSWPDNVNLDKARRLLWPIKKKYGNKISWADLLVLTGNVALESMGFKTFGFGAGREDIWAPEEDVYWGNEKEWLADNRYSGDRELENPLAAVQMGLIYVNPEGPNGKPDPLASAVDIRETFARMGMNDEETVALIAGGHTFGKAHGAGDPSNVSDDPEAAVMENMGLGWKSSYGSGKGRDTISSGIEGAWTANPIQWDNGYYEQLLGYEWELTKSPAGAYQWTAVDLSEEQMAPDAEDSSIKVKTMMTTADMALRVDPEYEKISRRFYENMEEFQDAFARAWFKLLHRDMGPKVRYWGPEVPDEELIWQDPVPAAPGTLKDKELTELKAKILESGINPQQLVKAAWASASTFRGSDKRGGANGARIRFAPQRSWDANEPEELEKVLYFYEHLKAETGDKVSIADLIVLGGNAAIEQAVKAAGFDIEVPFTQGRGDALEEQTDAESFKVLEPLSDGFRNYHKKEYATSPEEMLLDKAQLLGLTAPEMTVLVGGMRALGANHEGSTAGILTDNVGVLTNDFFTKLLDMDIEWAPVEFNKYEGTNRATGESAGTATRIDLVFGSNSILRAVAEVYAQDDNKEKFVRDFIKAWNKVMNADRYDLQN; the protein is encoded by the coding sequence ATGGATAACAACGAACAAAAGCGCCACACAGCTGCATCAGATGCACAATGCCCAATAACAGGCGCCGGCGGACAACAGCCGACGAGCCAAACGGGCGGACACCAGGACAGCGCCATCACGACTTCGAACAAGCCAGGCAAAACGCAAAATAAAGACTGGTGGCCGAATATGCTGAATTTGAATATTCTGCACCAGCATGACACGAAAACGAACCCTCTAGGGATAGAATTTGATTACCAAGCGGAATTCGAGAAATTGGATTACGATGCATTGAAACAAGATCTTCGCGACTTAATGACCAATAGCCAAGAATGGTGGCCAGCGGATTATGGCCATTACGGCGGATTGTTCATCCGTATGTCTTGGCACGCTGCGGGTACTTACCGTACAACGGATGGCCGCGGAGGCGGTTCTACCGGCAACCAGCGTTTCGCGCCGCTTAACAGCTGGCCGGATAACGTCAACTTGGACAAAGCGCGCCGTTTGCTTTGGCCGATCAAGAAAAAATACGGAAACAAAATCTCTTGGGCTGACTTGCTCGTCTTGACAGGCAACGTGGCACTTGAATCGATGGGCTTCAAAACTTTCGGATTCGGTGCAGGCCGTGAAGATATCTGGGCGCCTGAAGAAGACGTCTATTGGGGCAATGAAAAAGAATGGCTCGCGGATAACCGCTATTCCGGCGACCGCGAACTGGAAAACCCGCTCGCAGCCGTTCAAATGGGCTTGATCTACGTAAACCCAGAAGGCCCGAATGGCAAACCGGATCCGCTTGCAAGTGCAGTGGACATCCGTGAGACTTTTGCGCGCATGGGAATGAACGACGAAGAAACTGTTGCCTTGATCGCAGGCGGCCACACATTCGGTAAAGCGCACGGCGCTGGAGATCCTTCCAACGTAAGCGATGATCCGGAAGCGGCAGTCATGGAAAACATGGGGCTTGGCTGGAAGAGTTCATACGGCTCTGGTAAAGGCCGCGACACGATTTCAAGCGGCATTGAAGGCGCTTGGACTGCCAACCCGATCCAATGGGATAACGGCTATTACGAGCAATTGCTAGGCTATGAGTGGGAATTGACGAAATCTCCTGCCGGCGCTTATCAATGGACAGCAGTAGACCTATCTGAAGAGCAGATGGCACCGGATGCAGAAGATTCTTCCATCAAAGTGAAAACGATGATGACGACTGCCGATATGGCGCTTCGTGTAGATCCGGAATATGAAAAAATTTCCCGCCGTTTCTACGAAAACATGGAAGAGTTCCAAGATGCGTTTGCGCGTGCATGGTTCAAACTTCTTCACCGCGACATGGGCCCGAAAGTCCGCTACTGGGGACCAGAAGTTCCAGACGAAGAGTTGATCTGGCAAGATCCGGTACCGGCAGCGCCAGGAACGTTGAAAGACAAGGAATTGACTGAACTGAAAGCGAAAATCCTGGAAAGCGGCATCAACCCGCAGCAGCTGGTCAAAGCAGCTTGGGCTTCTGCCAGCACATTCCGCGGTTCCGACAAGCGCGGCGGCGCAAACGGTGCACGCATCCGCTTTGCACCTCAGCGCAGCTGGGATGCCAACGAACCGGAAGAGTTGGAAAAAGTGCTTTACTTCTATGAGCATTTGAAAGCAGAAACAGGTGACAAAGTAAGCATCGCCGACTTGATCGTCCTCGGCGGTAACGCAGCGATCGAACAAGCGGTCAAAGCAGCCGGTTTCGATATCGAAGTGCCATTCACGCAAGGCCGCGGAGACGCTCTTGAAGAGCAAACCGATGCCGAAAGCTTCAAAGTGCTTGAGCCGCTATCTGACGGTTTCAGAAACTACCATAAGAAAGAATATGCAACAAGCCCGGAAGAAATGCTGCTGGATAAAGCTCAATTGCTTGGCCTGACAGCTCCGGAAATGACTGTATTGGTCGGCGGCATGCGCGCACTTGGCGCAAACCACGAAGGCTCTACAGCAGGCATCTTGACTGACAACGTCGGCGTCTTGACTAACGACTTCTTCACGAAGCTGTTGGATATGGACATCGAGTGGGCTCCGGTCGAGTTCAATAAATACGAAGGCACAAACCGTGCAACTGGCGAATCCGCTGGCACTGCAACGCGCATTGACCTCGTATTCGGCTCGAACTCTATCCTGCGTGCGGTTGCTGAAGTCTATGCACAAGACGACAACAAAGAAAAATTCGTCCGCGACTTCATCAAAGCATGGAACAAAGTGATGAATGCCGATCGCTACGATTTGCAGAACTAA
- a CDS encoding histidine kinase N-terminal 7TM domain-containing protein, which yields MNSPLMIYLTLICMSTVFILFLLIYVFRKRHNYSEIARYFLLYTAAIGIYCFGAGMALTADTLGQMKFWTVIQYIGMPFSAPLGLLFIMRYLGINVTRTGFWSLMIVPFITLLMVITNDWHGLHYRVFEADPVMGMPFIYQEIGTWYAVHGLYIFSCMFVAFVLLLSKWKETARAYRPQLAALLFGQLLPMLTSFLYLIGVTPSGLDPVPMVLWLSSLLYFWAISSSTLFAIMPVAKDIIFNHIKDGVIVLDKSHRLIEFNRAAKNNFPLLDKPMYGMEFQEIWLRLTGNRFPVELESMDLQEVQAVMGESERIYQISASTMKHGESSQGLLLIFTDVTELKKLQKQLEHQAFYDELTQVYNRRAFLRQCEKDFADAKKKSIPFSVILMDIDHFKAINDTYGHDIGDEVLVHIARICRNKLQQGQIFARYGGEEFVLALKGTTVEQAEQVGNELRSYLQLHPLVTGERVIPATVSMGVSQSTTGSLQQLLKEADLALYEAKQNGRDRVAVYKQIVESIK from the coding sequence GTGAATTCCCCGCTGATGATTTACCTTACCTTGATTTGTATGTCGACAGTATTTATCTTGTTTTTACTCATATACGTTTTCCGGAAGCGCCATAATTATTCGGAAATTGCCCGTTATTTCCTGCTCTATACCGCGGCAATCGGCATTTATTGCTTTGGCGCCGGGATGGCGTTGACAGCGGACACGCTTGGGCAAATGAAGTTTTGGACGGTCATTCAATACATCGGCATGCCGTTTTCTGCGCCTCTCGGTTTGCTGTTCATCATGCGCTACTTGGGAATTAACGTGACGAGGACGGGATTTTGGTCCCTAATGATCGTGCCGTTCATTACCTTGCTGATGGTCATCACCAACGATTGGCATGGGTTGCATTATCGGGTATTTGAAGCAGACCCGGTGATGGGCATGCCGTTCATCTATCAGGAAATCGGGACCTGGTATGCGGTCCATGGCCTTTACATCTTTTCCTGTATGTTCGTGGCTTTTGTACTCTTGCTGTCCAAGTGGAAAGAAACTGCCCGCGCTTACCGCCCCCAGCTAGCGGCTTTGCTGTTCGGTCAATTGTTGCCGATGCTGACGTCCTTTTTGTATTTGATTGGTGTGACGCCGAGCGGGTTGGATCCGGTGCCGATGGTGCTTTGGCTATCGTCTCTTTTATACTTTTGGGCGATCAGCTCATCGACCTTGTTTGCCATTATGCCGGTGGCAAAAGACATTATTTTCAATCACATTAAAGATGGCGTCATCGTGCTCGATAAGTCTCACCGATTGATAGAGTTTAACCGAGCCGCGAAAAACAATTTCCCGCTTTTGGATAAGCCCATGTACGGCATGGAATTTCAGGAAATCTGGCTGCGCCTCACAGGGAATCGGTTCCCTGTCGAACTGGAGAGCATGGACCTTCAGGAAGTTCAAGCCGTTATGGGCGAGTCGGAGCGCATCTACCAAATCAGCGCATCGACCATGAAGCACGGGGAAAGCAGTCAAGGCTTGCTGCTTATTTTCACGGACGTGACCGAATTGAAAAAACTGCAGAAGCAACTGGAGCATCAAGCCTTTTACGACGAATTGACCCAGGTTTACAACAGGCGCGCTTTCTTGCGGCAATGCGAAAAGGATTTTGCAGACGCTAAAAAGAAGTCCATTCCTTTCTCAGTCATTCTCATGGACATCGATCATTTTAAAGCGATCAATGACACATATGGACACGATATAGGCGACGAGGTCCTAGTCCACATCGCACGAATTTGCCGAAACAAATTGCAGCAAGGGCAGATTTTTGCCCGTTACGGCGGCGAGGAGTTTGTGCTGGCATTGAAAGGAACTACAGTAGAGCAAGCGGAGCAAGTCGGCAATGAACTAAGGAGCTACTTGCAGTTACATCCACTCGTGACAGGCGAAAGAGTAATTCCAGCTACAGTGAGCATGGGGGTTTCCCAGAGTACGACCGGAAGTTTGCAGCAGCTTTTGAAGGAAGCTGATCTCGCTCTGTATGAAGCGAAGCAGAATGGGCGAGATCGGGTGGCTGTGTACAAGCAGATAGTGGAATCAATTAAGTGA
- a CDS encoding ABC transporter ATP-binding protein, whose protein sequence is MLQVDNLHVHLDTPGGLVKAVDGVSFSIQKGETIGIVGESGSGKSVLAHSLMKLNPEPPALYPQGTIHFEGQPVLKMCKTELRKLRGNDIAMIFQDPMSSLNPVSKIGKQLIEAIQAHQKRPKQQAREKAIELLEDVGIADAKARMNSYPHQFSGGMRQRVLIAMALASNPKLLIADEPTTALDVTIQAQVLDLLKGIQEKYGTAILVITHDLGVVAHLADRILVMYAGKIVESGSAEDIFYRTSMPYTWSLLRSVPVILEGGPERLIPIDGQPPSLIDRPAGCAFEPRCPFARDACRQVDPPLEHREDNHSAACILPSNEFEEQKKQLEGVLTT, encoded by the coding sequence ATGCTGCAAGTAGATAATCTTCATGTCCATCTCGATACACCGGGCGGCCTCGTGAAAGCGGTCGACGGCGTGTCCTTCTCCATCCAAAAAGGAGAGACCATCGGCATCGTTGGGGAGTCGGGGAGCGGCAAAAGCGTGCTTGCCCATTCCTTGATGAAGCTCAATCCGGAACCGCCTGCACTGTATCCACAAGGCACGATTCATTTTGAAGGCCAGCCGGTATTGAAAATGTGCAAAACGGAACTGAGAAAACTGCGGGGCAACGACATCGCCATGATTTTTCAGGATCCGATGTCGAGCTTGAATCCCGTCTCCAAAATCGGCAAGCAATTGATCGAAGCCATACAAGCGCATCAAAAACGTCCGAAACAGCAAGCGCGCGAAAAAGCGATCGAGTTATTGGAAGACGTCGGCATTGCCGATGCCAAAGCGCGCATGAACAGCTACCCGCATCAATTCTCGGGTGGGATGCGTCAGCGTGTGTTGATCGCCATGGCGCTTGCTTCCAATCCGAAACTATTGATTGCGGATGAGCCGACGACGGCGCTGGATGTCACGATACAGGCGCAAGTTTTGGATTTACTGAAGGGCATCCAGGAAAAATACGGCACAGCCATTCTCGTCATCACCCACGACCTCGGCGTCGTGGCCCATTTGGCTGACCGCATCCTGGTCATGTATGCCGGGAAAATCGTTGAATCGGGAAGTGCTGAAGATATCTTCTATAGAACGTCGATGCCGTATACGTGGTCGCTCTTGCGTTCGGTCCCGGTCATTCTGGAAGGCGGCCCAGAGCGGCTCATCCCGATCGACGGGCAGCCGCCGAGTTTGATCGACCGGCCGGCAGGATGCGCGTTCGAACCGAGATGCCCGTTCGCACGGGACGCATGCCGGCAAGTTGATCCGCCGCTGGAGCATCGCGAAGACAATCATTCGGCAGCGTGCATTCTCCCAAGCAATGAATTCGAAGAACAGAAAAAGCAATTGGAAGGGGTGCTGACAACATGA
- a CDS encoding DUF4256 domain-containing protein, translated as MCAVKKQMTEDQRQNLLDILKQRFEQNEQRHEKMGWDNVLLKLDETPEKLLVLHRMEETGGEPDVIGYEAETGMFLFCDCSKESPAGRRSLCYDREALDSRKKNKPESSAVDRAAEIGIELLTEEQYRLLQTLGEFDLKTSSWLETPQEIRERGGAIFGDFRYGQVFVYHNGADSYYAARGFRGILKV; from the coding sequence ATGTGTGCCGTTAAAAAGCAGATGACCGAAGACCAACGCCAAAATTTGCTTGACATCTTGAAACAGCGCTTTGAACAAAACGAGCAACGCCACGAGAAGATGGGCTGGGACAATGTCCTGCTGAAACTGGATGAAACCCCCGAGAAACTGTTGGTGTTGCATCGAATGGAGGAAACCGGCGGCGAACCGGACGTCATCGGCTATGAAGCAGAGACCGGGATGTTCTTGTTTTGCGATTGTTCAAAAGAAAGCCCGGCAGGACGCAGAAGCCTTTGCTATGACCGGGAGGCGCTTGACTCGCGCAAAAAGAATAAACCCGAAAGTTCAGCAGTCGACAGGGCGGCTGAGATCGGCATTGAATTATTGACAGAAGAGCAGTACAGGCTGCTTCAGACTTTGGGTGAGTTCGATTTGAAGACGTCGAGCTGGCTCGAGACGCCACAGGAAATCCGGGAGCGCGGCGGGGCGATTTTTGGCGATTTCAGGTACGGACAGGTTTTTGTTTACCATAACGGAGCGGATTCCTATTATGCTGCAAGAGGATTCAGGGGCATTTTGAAAGTATAG
- a CDS encoding ABC transporter permease: MFTKKTNLLAMAMLVLVALAAITASSWLPFSPAAISPEQRLTGPSAAHWFGTDDFGRDIFSRTIVAARVSLSVGVIVAVLSTVIGTVIGLISGYFRKVDFVLMRIIDGFLAFPALILALALVAALGGSITNIIIALTLAFFPVMARVVRSATLQVKNQSYIEAAQTTGSSHAVIITKYILPNILSPVIVQSTFIFAKAILAEAALSFLGVGVNPSTPTWGNMLQEAQIYVTIAPWYSIFPGLAIVITVLALNLLGDGLRDSFNPHQAKRKRKTKLA, translated from the coding sequence ATGTTTACTAAGAAAACGAATCTATTGGCGATGGCCATGCTGGTACTTGTCGCGCTTGCGGCGATCACCGCCAGTTCCTGGCTGCCTTTCTCGCCGGCCGCGATTTCCCCGGAACAGCGCTTGACCGGCCCTTCGGCGGCGCATTGGTTCGGCACCGATGATTTCGGTCGCGACATTTTCTCGCGGACCATCGTCGCCGCCCGGGTGTCCTTGTCTGTCGGCGTCATCGTTGCGGTGCTGTCGACGGTAATCGGCACCGTGATCGGCTTGATTTCCGGTTACTTCCGTAAAGTGGATTTCGTGCTGATGCGAATCATCGATGGCTTTCTGGCGTTTCCGGCACTGATCCTTGCGCTGGCGCTGGTCGCGGCACTTGGCGGCAGCATCACCAATATCATCATCGCTTTGACGCTGGCGTTTTTCCCGGTCATGGCGAGAGTCGTCCGTTCGGCGACGCTGCAAGTGAAAAACCAATCCTATATCGAAGCCGCCCAGACGACCGGGTCGAGCCATGCGGTGATTATCACCAAATACATATTGCCGAATATCTTGTCCCCAGTCATTGTCCAAAGCACCTTTATTTTTGCGAAAGCGATTTTAGCGGAAGCGGCGCTCAGCTTTCTCGGCGTGGGGGTTAACCCGTCAACGCCGACCTGGGGCAATATGCTGCAGGAAGCACAGATTTACGTGACCATCGCGCCTTGGTATTCCATTTTCCCGGGCCTTGCGATTGTCATCACCGTTCTGGCTTTGAACTTGCTCGGCGATGGGCTAAGAGACAGTTTTAATCCACATCAAGCGAAACGCAAGCGCAAAACGAAGCTTGCCTGA
- a CDS encoding ABC transporter ATP-binding protein, with amino-acid sequence MSALLDIKGLHVHFPVKKGLLQRDKSYVKALNGIDLQVQKGETLGIVGESGCGKSTLARSIVGLQQPTAGEILFHGKDYAEASAKELHDMRRNVQMIFQDPYTSLNPRMKIGDSVAAPLKAYKKTERLESRVKELLELVGLNPDTHYNKLPHEFSGGQRQRVGIARALALEPELLICDEPVSALDVSVQAQVINLLQDLQKQLGLTYVFIAHDLSVINHLADRVAVMYLGKVMEKSERGAFHTKVQHPYTQSLLSAVPVPDPLLERGRERIVLKGELPSPANPPSGCVFHTRCPMATERCKNEVPALEPRGLSGQEVACFYPLVEKQPADAAKDPLLV; translated from the coding sequence ATGAGCGCATTATTGGATATTAAAGGGCTGCATGTCCATTTCCCCGTAAAAAAAGGCTTGTTGCAGCGCGACAAAAGCTACGTCAAAGCGCTTAACGGCATCGACCTCCAAGTCCAAAAAGGCGAGACACTCGGCATCGTCGGCGAATCGGGCTGCGGGAAAAGCACACTCGCGAGAAGCATCGTCGGCCTGCAGCAACCGACAGCGGGCGAAATCCTGTTCCACGGAAAAGATTACGCAGAAGCAAGCGCCAAAGAACTTCATGACATGCGGCGCAATGTCCAGATGATTTTTCAGGATCCCTATACCAGTTTGAATCCGCGCATGAAGATCGGGGACAGCGTAGCGGCGCCGTTGAAAGCCTATAAAAAGACCGAGCGGCTGGAATCGAGAGTCAAGGAATTGCTTGAACTCGTCGGCTTGAACCCGGACACCCATTACAATAAACTGCCGCATGAGTTTTCTGGCGGCCAGCGGCAACGTGTCGGCATTGCTCGCGCCCTTGCCCTGGAGCCCGAATTGCTGATCTGCGATGAGCCGGTCAGTGCACTCGATGTTTCGGTGCAGGCGCAAGTTATCAATTTGCTTCAAGATCTGCAGAAGCAATTGGGCTTGACCTATGTTTTCATCGCGCATGATTTATCCGTCATCAATCATTTGGCCGACCGCGTGGCGGTTATGTATTTAGGAAAAGTGATGGAGAAATCGGAACGGGGCGCATTCCATACAAAAGTCCAGCATCCGTACACGCAATCCTTGCTGTCGGCAGTGCCGGTACCCGATCCGTTGCTCGAGCGCGGCCGGGAACGCATCGTCTTAAAAGGAGAGCTGCCGTCGCCGGCGAACCCGCCAAGCGGCTGCGTATTCCACACAAGATGCCCAATGGCCACCGAACGCTGTAAAAACGAAGTGCCGGCGCTCGAACCGAGAGGGCTTTCGGGCCAGGAAGTCGCGTGTTTTTATCCACTTGTTGAAAAACAGCCGGCTGATGCGGCGAAAGATCCGCTACTTGTATAG
- a CDS encoding YdeI/OmpD-associated family protein: MEIDNMLGARSRQELREWMEEHSASAKCCWVLIGTKERPEGISYLDAVEEALCFGWIDGITKKTDSHELAQRFSPRRKNSNWTELNKERVRRLEKLGLMTEQGRRVLPDMRPESFAIDEEIESALKQDPQVYENFLNFPDLYRRVRIDNIQGYKSYDREIFDKRLEKFIENTRANKMYGQWNDNGRLLND, translated from the coding sequence ATGGAAATCGACAATATGCTTGGCGCGCGTTCCAGGCAAGAATTAAGGGAATGGATGGAGGAACATTCGGCTTCGGCGAAATGTTGCTGGGTGCTGATTGGGACCAAAGAACGGCCAGAAGGAATCTCTTATTTGGATGCTGTGGAAGAAGCTTTGTGCTTTGGCTGGATTGACGGCATCACGAAAAAGACCGACAGCCATGAATTGGCACAGCGGTTTTCACCGCGCCGGAAAAACAGCAATTGGACCGAATTGAACAAAGAACGTGTCAGAAGGTTGGAGAAATTGGGCTTGATGACTGAACAAGGGCGCCGCGTGCTCCCTGATATGCGGCCCGAATCTTTTGCGATCGACGAAGAAATCGAATCCGCTTTGAAACAAGATCCGCAAGTATATGAAAACTTCTTGAATTTCCCTGACCTGTACCGCCGGGTTCGAATCGATAATATCCAAGGCTATAAAAGTTATGACCGCGAAATATTCGATAAACGGCTGGAGAAATTCATTGAGAATACACGCGCCAATAAAATGTACGGGCAATGGAACGATAATGGGCGCTTACTGAACGACTGA
- a CDS encoding Yip1 family protein produces the protein MVREERIRNERGVNPFTDIWLRTRETVRFVIERKSFKFIILLIVLTGFASGLIGMMNERSSDMAPWAAILQALVTGPIGSAFGYFLGAAILVLVGRLFKGTATYQEMFKALVTAQIPQIWLLPLLIIWVLASPETFLADRTNVEGDPIVVIMSIVMAVVSIWTFVIVCKAVGEAHRVSSWKGFFIVVLPGIIITIIVLIIVFVLFASFFREFS, from the coding sequence ATGGTAAGGGAAGAGCGAATCAGAAATGAGCGCGGGGTGAATCCATTCACCGATATCTGGCTGCGCACGCGCGAAACCGTCCGTTTCGTCATTGAACGAAAATCATTCAAGTTCATTATACTGCTCATTGTCCTCACGGGCTTTGCTTCCGGTTTGATCGGGATGATGAATGAACGAAGCTCCGATATGGCGCCGTGGGCAGCGATTCTGCAGGCATTGGTGACCGGGCCGATCGGCAGCGCGTTCGGCTATTTCCTTGGAGCCGCAATCCTGGTGCTTGTCGGCCGGTTGTTTAAAGGGACGGCGACGTATCAGGAAATGTTCAAGGCGCTGGTCACTGCCCAAATCCCGCAAATTTGGCTGCTGCCGCTGCTGATCATCTGGGTGCTGGCCTCACCCGAAACCTTCCTGGCTGACCGGACAAATGTCGAAGGCGACCCAATTGTGGTCATCATGTCCATCGTCATGGCAGTCGTCTCTATCTGGACATTCGTTATCGTCTGCAAAGCGGTAGGCGAAGCACACCGCGTGTCGTCCTGGAAAGGCTTTTTCATCGTCGTGCTTCCGGGGATCATCATCACGATCATCGTTTTGATTATCGTCTTCGTGCTGTTCGCTTCATTCTTCAGGGAGTTTTCTTGA
- a CDS encoding ABC transporter substrate-binding protein: MEKKVRQLFYFFIAFGLVVLAGCSSDNAESDGGAAPEDEKSGGTLVYGRGADSVSLDPINVTDGESIRVTHNIYETLLEYDHNLELQPKLATEYSSSEDGLTWTFQLREGVKFHDGTDFNADAVVFNFERWMDPENPYHEGDFPYYPFLYGGFKGDENHLIESVTATGEHELEIVLKRKTAPFLSYLAISMFGIASPAAIEQYGAGIGENPVGTGPFKFEEWNRNNTITLSKNEDYWMEGKPYLDQVIYQVIPENSARLNALQTGEIDIVDGMNASDTTIVEDTEGIELIKRPSFNIGYMAFNMEKEPFDDPLVRKAINMAIDKEEIVDAFYNGLADPATSPLPPSLWSHDESLEKYDYNVEEAKKLLAEAGLEDGFTTELHTMSNPRPYLPEPMKIAEAIQSDLAEIGITAEIVSSEWATYLEDTKNGKHSMAMYGWTGVMADPDNFLYPNLSKTNAEVPAQNIAFYKSDEFTSLITEARETIDQDKRTELYQEAQQLFQEDAPWVMLAYTTPPLAQSDYVEDYNPHPMSNDLMTDVYLSN; encoded by the coding sequence TTGGAAAAGAAAGTTCGTCAATTATTTTATTTTTTCATCGCATTTGGACTCGTTGTGTTGGCTGGATGTTCCAGTGACAACGCGGAAAGTGATGGCGGCGCTGCCCCTGAAGACGAAAAAAGCGGCGGGACCTTGGTTTATGGACGAGGCGCTGATTCGGTCAGTCTGGACCCGATCAATGTGACAGACGGCGAATCGATTCGGGTCACGCACAATATATACGAAACACTCTTGGAATACGACCATAATTTGGAGCTCCAGCCGAAACTGGCAACGGAATACAGCTCAAGTGAGGATGGTTTGACTTGGACATTCCAGCTGCGCGAAGGCGTGAAATTCCATGACGGCACCGACTTTAATGCGGACGCCGTGGTCTTTAATTTCGAGCGTTGGATGGATCCTGAAAACCCGTACCATGAAGGGGATTTCCCTTATTATCCGTTTCTCTACGGCGGATTTAAAGGAGACGAAAACCACCTGATCGAGTCCGTGACAGCGACGGGTGAACACGAACTGGAAATCGTATTGAAGCGAAAAACCGCGCCGTTCCTTAGCTATTTGGCGATTTCCATGTTCGGGATTGCAAGCCCTGCAGCGATTGAGCAGTACGGCGCCGGCATCGGCGAGAACCCGGTCGGCACAGGACCGTTCAAGTTTGAGGAATGGAACCGCAATAACACCATCACCTTGTCCAAGAATGAAGATTATTGGATGGAAGGAAAGCCTTACCTCGATCAAGTTATCTACCAAGTCATTCCCGAGAACTCTGCTCGCTTGAATGCTTTGCAGACTGGGGAAATCGATATTGTCGACGGGATGAATGCAAGCGATACAACGATTGTGGAAGACACAGAAGGCATTGAGCTGATCAAACGCCCAAGCTTTAATATCGGCTATATGGCATTCAATATGGAAAAAGAGCCATTTGACGATCCCTTGGTGCGCAAAGCCATCAATATGGCCATCGACAAAGAAGAAATTGTCGATGCCTTTTACAACGGATTGGCAGATCCAGCGACAAGCCCTTTGCCGCCGTCTCTTTGGAGCCATGACGAATCACTGGAGAAATACGATTACAACGTAGAAGAAGCGAAAAAACTATTGGCGGAAGCAGGCTTGGAGGACGGCTTTACAACGGAGTTACACACGATGAGCAATCCGCGCCCTTATTTGCCGGAACCGATGAAAATTGCGGAAGCGATTCAATCGGATTTGGCTGAGATTGGGATTACGGCAGAAATCGTGTCCTCGGAATGGGCCACTTATTTGGAAGATACGAAGAACGGCAAGCACAGCATGGCCATGTACGGCTGGACAGGCGTTATGGCCGATCCGGACAACTTCCTCTATCCGAACCTCAGCAAAACGAACGCTGAAGTGCCTGCACAAAACATCGCGTTTTATAAGAGCGACGAATTCACGTCGTTGATTACGGAAGCGCGTGAAACAATCGACCAAGACAAACGGACGGAGCTGTATCAGGAAGCCCAGCAATTGTTCCAGGAAGACGCGCCGTGGGTGATGCTCGCGTATACGACACCGCCTTTGGCACAAAGTGATTATGTGGAAG